DNA sequence from the Coffea eugenioides isolate CCC68of chromosome 9, Ceug_1.0, whole genome shotgun sequence genome:
aagAATTTATTGTAAATTTCGTAAAACTTATACCTATAAtggttattttataattataatacatatatattatttaaattataaatatattatttaaatactCCCGGCTCAACGAGTAGCTCGACAAGTCTCGAGCCTCAAAATATTggctcgaaactcgactcgaatgACAACTAGTAGCTACAAATAACACTAGTTAGTTGCTGTATTGTTGCGTCTCTGCTAATTAATTTCTGGGTTGCTGCTATAGTAATAGAATACCCTCTGCCTGTCTGGGCATTAAACAACCACAACACCCACCTACACAATAAaagaaatctagaaaaaaaaagaaagaaagtgtaGATAAATATTTCGAGTGATTGCTAATAAATTTACATTCACTAGCTAGCTAGCACCCCCAAGCAACAATACACACATGTTTATAATAACGGCCAAGCTTCAGCGAAAGCACCAATACTTAAAGATGAGCCAGTCAAAACATTTCAAAGCCATCTTACAATTGTACTCTGTCTGTCAGTAGTGTTTTCTTTCAATAAAGAGTTACTCCAAAAAGGTAAAGaagcattttgattttttgacgACAAGACTTGCAGCACTTTAGATTAGTCTGTCAATGTTGAGCATCCCCGCTTTCATATTTTTCTGACGAGAAAGCAAAGGGCTTTTCGGATTATGGATTTTTACGgggcatatatatatatatatatggtcaTGGTCCCCTCGAAAGAAGTGAAACAAGGAATGACACGATCTCTGATTCCAGTTCCGATGTCCTTCGGCCTACAAGGCCCAATATCCCCCTAttatgttatttatttatttatatgtATTGCAATGCCAATTGTTTAACGAACAACAATTATCTAATCTACATAAATGCTCTATTGGAGAGGAGGTTAAAGAGACCCGTACGAGGAATGAACCATCAGACCACAGGTTTGAGCCCCTTACTTAATACATGACAGAGACTTAAATGAATTCTTTCTGACCACTAAATTAAAATCTACTGATTATATCCTCACAAGACTTTCGAGTCGTGTTTGCGTgcgtgtctttttttttttttttaagttgcgAGTTGAATGAGTTGTTTCTTTCCAATGCTGTTGGCATTGTTTGTCATGCTATTATTATACTTTTCTATATACTTGTATTTGTTAGAATTAATTGTTCGAATTTTTTTGTTCGTGCTTTCCTTTTCAGTTAATTCTGAACTTAGGACTGCTTTACGCTAATGTTTCCAATTAGCAATCCTAAAGAGAAACACTCTACTGCCATGTGGTTGAATCTATATTTGCcatcttttttttattcttacATTGTTGATGTTTGTCTAATAGAAAATATAAATCATGCATATATGtcaaacaataataatattctAAGTGGGCCTGGCTCCCTAGCGGATTGTTATATACAAACGGACGTCCACCTCATCTCTGTGCTCAAATTCTCATCACAACACGAGAGGGGATTGCTGGGTCCCAAGCCCCAGCTGTCGTTTCAAGCAAGCATATTATTGCGTACGCCGTACGCCCCCCTCTTTGTCGTCATGGACACTCACAGAATTGTTGTTGCATTGATGGAGATTCGATTTAATTAAACGTAACCATGAATGAAGtttactccaaaaaaaaaattgttaaattaaTACTCCACAGTAATTGCGTGATACTCCATAAAATGGTGGTTTGATTGAAAgggtaaaaaggaaaaaacgcCCAATATCAAACACTACTGTCGTGTCGGCAGTACACGAGGACATCAAAACCTAGAAAACCAGCTATACGACTGTGCGCAAAAGTAGCAGTACTAGTGTATTTCCCCTCctcatctttctttctttcaaagCCCCGTGTGAAAATGAATCCAGAAATACCCAGTCAATAGCACACTTTTATTTTTGAGTTTTTAACTTGACGACAACATTGCACGGCCTAGGGTCGATTATCACCGTTCGCTTGGATTGTGGCTCAGGACATGCAAAGAAGCAAACATACACTACCGTGTGCATATATGCACTTGTGGTTAATCTCAAAAACCATAGCTCCCCATGGGGACAAGACAAAACATAGAACAAAGCACACCATTCCGAGCGTTTGCTGCAAATTGACCATAAACTTTTTGTCATCAAAGCTAATGGAATAACAAACTTCTGTCGGTTACAAAGATGCAGTCATATTCCTAATCAAACGGAAATCACTTGTGGGAAGCTACACATGTAGGAAATATACTACCGCCTATCAAGCAAAATGAACGAATGATATACATACCTTACAAGGAAGTAACATCCCAAAAGAATCGAAGGAAAACAAAGTTGCAGGGAGTAGGGGAACATCTTTCCAACCATCCACACATTTTATCTGCAACCTCCAGCTCCAGAGTAATGGATGACTAGAAGAAATGTCTCGGCAATCGCTCCGCCAGCAATTTGTATACCTAAACAGCTCTCCTTTCACAAGTGAACAAAATAATCCCTACTCAGCCAACTTCATAGAGCATGCATTAAGCGGACCAGCATCATCCTGCACTGGAGGACCTCTACACAGCAGAAATTGTCAGCAGACTTTTAGGGGTTGATGTTGCACTCCCTCAAGTACATCTGATCATTGTCAACGTATTTAGCCCAGTAACTTCGATACTTGGGTATGCCAATCTCAAGCCATGGTTTTAAGTTGCCATTGTAATGTACAACCGCTGCTCGATCAATCTCCTTCGGGCTTATATTTGGATTGTAACCAAGGCCCAGCACATGCCAGTATCGATCAAGGGCATACGTGCGATTCCAAAATGTTATCAATCCAGGTGGCAGTGTCCCCAATTTCCACAACTGCCTATCATGGTTCTGTAACAGCACCAAAACCTTACACTAGTAAGCCTTCAGAATTGAAGCAGATTCAGACTAACACTACTGAAACGAGTAATCTAATGACATGAACACAAAGGACAACTTGCCAGTAATCCAAATAAGCATCAAAGCTGGATTATTAACACAGCAAAAATAGAAATAAGCATGCCTGTAGTGACACATATTAGTAATGATAAATGCAAGATTTCACAGTACTTGTTTATTTCAAGCAGCAAGGGAAAATATTTCACTGATATTGGTCAACAAATGCATTTGGATCGATGAAAGGAACAATGCCTATTCAAGAATCAGGAACCAATGTACTTCTCCAGCCAAATCCCTTACCAGATTTTGCCATGAGTGGTAGACTTCTGTTATGTTTTGCCTCTTCCACTCATCCAAGTCAACAATATTCATTCCAAACGCCCAACCACAAGCACGAGGGTCAAATTTTTTGGAAATCAGAGGATTTGAAAAGTTTAGGTAACGATCAAACCGATGAAAGCTTTCTCCACAAGTCTCAACCACACCAATCACCTTTCCCTTCAGATTAAGGGACCACAGCTTAGTTAGATCCTTCTGCACCACAATATCATCATCTAAGAACAGAACCTTGCCTAGCTTGGGGAAAATTTCTGGCAGGTAAAAACGTAGATGATTCATTATTGACAGGTATTTCGGGTTCCTGAACTTCAAATTTGAATCAGATTCAGCACGGCGATTCTTGAAGTAGTAATCAATCATGGAGGGAGAACCCAGCTGCTTGAGAACAGGACTGTAACTTGAATTTAACCAAGAAAATTCCTCGACATTCTGGACCTGTATCGTGGCATTGCTGGGTGGATTTGCCAAAAACCACATCCTCATTGCAGCATAATTTAGCCTGTCCGTGACGATGTGGAAAACATGCCTTGAAGTGTCCTGCTGACATCGAAATTTGTTATGACAAAACATTACAGCAACTGATATCCACAACAAAAGCAAATGGACATCATCACCTAGATTGatacaaaatcaagaaaacacaaATAGTCTGTACATCATCACATTAATCAGTACCTTTTTTGAGTTAAAAGGAAACCCATGCACATTAATGAGAGGATAATACCACTTACCTTTGCGTGAGAGATAGTTGAGTTTACAACAACAGCAGCTGCCAGTACATTATCTGAGAACAGTGCATAGTGGTAGAGCCTGGAGTCTTCCAATTTATCTTGACCTGGAAATTGTTGTTGGGAAGAATTTAGCATGAAGTACTCAGTTGAAAGACGCAACGGAAGACAATGAAGTCCTTTAGGAAGAGTTTTGGCGGTTAAATGAGTCAAGAATAAGGTCTGCTTCTTGTGGACCCGAAGCTGTTCTTCAGTGGAGTGAAGCATGGCTCGAAGCTTCTTTACCACTGCAGCACAATCATCTTGAATTTGCTTGCCTTTAGTTAGGGTTTGCTCCATGGCTTTCAACTTCTCAAAGGCACTGCAATGGAATTGGACACCATCAAAGTCGATCAATAAATCAATccgcacacacacaaacacagaCACAGGAGACAATAAACTGAAAAAGAAGACCAAAAACTTATCTAGTCACTATTTCATGCAATCTAATCCTTACTAATGTATCATACGAGTTAAAAATGAGATTGTAGAAGAATCGTTCAGAAGAGATAATAATGTCCATGATGGGCACCATTAGTGAAGGGTAGAGAAGAAATACAAACGTTGTAACCCCAACAAGCATGTTGCAACCATTAAGGCACAAACAATAAATTCGGCAACtcatttttaattaattattccAAACATATCTTGCAATCTGAAAGAAAGGAAATTACATGAACTTGAAACATAGACACACCAACCCTAACTATCAGAGTTGCATTTCAACCCTCGAACAAGAATAAAACCCATTTAACCCCCTCAGCAAACAAATGAAGAAGTAACTCCATGTGCTATCAGCCACAGTGAACAATCTACtgcaaaattaaaaaatggGATCAACATTGGATGGGGTTAATTCATAAATGTCTTACATAAAACTTTAAAGCTGGACTCAATTAATTGTTAACTAATCATCCAACGAGAAGCCCCGCCAAAAAAaaacccccccaaaaaaaaatcatctaatgAGGAAAACATATTTGAACGGCTATATACAAAGATATACCTAATTCGAAAACTTACTTCCTGGGTAGGTCAGAATCTTTGGTGACATCCCCAAGCACTCGTTGAACTTCCTTCATACGCAATCGGAGCTCCCTTATAAAGTGGGGATTATTTCTAGTTGCTGAGAGGGAGAGATAAACTTTTCCCCTAATGAGTTGATCCTTTAGTTGGCTAACACGAGCATCTGGCAGAGCTGCTTGTTCTTTCTGCTTATCATTTTGGGCATCCATTTGTTCTCTAGCACCATTTCTACCAGAGTTTCTGGAAGTGTGATGCTCAACATTTGTTTGCTAGAAAGAtagaggttccagaagttcaGTACCACTATAAAGCTCCTATAATCCCATATCTATCAAATTAGTAAAACAAACTCTCACATTAATTTGCGACAATCAAACTCCAAATTGTATTTCAGCGGAAATTATGAAAAAACAATAAAGACATGAGACATGCTCACAGTGAGAAATAATTCGTTGTTATAATCTGTTTTAAGAAGGTCTGCAGAAGttcaataaatagaaaaacttCATCCATCTTAAAAAGTTTACCACTGATTGGAAACAAAAATGCTCAGGGAACTGGAAGATAACCTTGTTCTAGGGTAACAAAATGAACCTCCATGAGGTACTTATCTCACTATTTAAGATCAATAGTAGAAGGCAGCTTTAAAAAGCTTTCAATCAAGCAAGTTCATGTGACCAAATGCTAAATCCCAGCTTCCACATTACTGAAACACCAAGCCATGCATTTAGCAGCGAAAAGAAAACAGATTGAAAAGCATAGAACATATACCATTTTCCCAAAGGCACTGTCTGACTTCTCAGAACTGGTTCTACTCATTTCTTTAGTTGAATCAGTATGTATAGTCTTGAATTCAGTTTCCTGAGAATGTAACTCTTCTCCATCCTTAGACTGAGCTTTCAGCTCTTTGGTGGTGGTGACCTGCCTGATGGGATTTTCAAAAGCGTCTCCAGTGCGGCCTCCGCTCAGGACAGATGAGACAGTGGCTTGATGCTGCAGAGAATCTGCAAATAGAGTTTAGAAATGAAGTCAGGCATCTAAAACAGGCATAAACTGGAAGTATGGTATCATGGATGCAAGTCATGTGTGTACAGAATGGCTGCTCAATATAACaagaaaatttattaaaaaaaacctTCAGTTAGCTGTCTTGTTATGCGAGCATTGTCATTGGCGGAGGCATCAGAAACATTAGCAGCAAGAGATTGGGTAGAATTTTCTGAATAAACAAAGCCCAACGGCTCTTTCAGAATGGTAGTTGATTCCTGTCAATTAAGATTGAAATGGATAAAGCGGAAGAGCaaaagatctttttttttttttgggtacaaGAAACATTAGAAAAGGGAAAACAGACAAACAGAGCAAGAGCAGAAATGGGGAAAGCAATTAAACTACATACTTGGGGCAGTATATTGAGTGGCCTGATGTCACCTCCAAAGGTCtacaatcatcaaaataaaGAATTCATTGAGGAAATTAACAcgggaaagaaaaagatttaAATTTGTCTAAAGTTACAGAACAAGTAGTAATAATTAAACGAGCCAAGAAAATGGATGAGGCAAAATTATTAGGATAAAACTTACAAAGGCAGAAGCT
Encoded proteins:
- the LOC113782783 gene encoding probable galacturonosyltransferase 4 encodes the protein MKLRKAALLLLLVSTVLAPIVLYTETLGIYLPSSATSSSSSGNDFIVEEASAFTFGGDIRPLNILPQESTTILKEPLGFVYSENSTQSLAANVSDASANDNARITRQLTEDSLQHQATVSSVLSGGRTGDAFENPIRQVTTTKELKAQSKDGEELHSQETEFKTIHTDSTKEMSRTSSEKSDSAFGKMQTNVEHHTSRNSGRNGAREQMDAQNDKQKEQAALPDARVSQLKDQLIRGKVYLSLSATRNNPHFIRELRLRMKEVQRVLGDVTKDSDLPRNAFEKLKAMEQTLTKGKQIQDDCAAVVKKLRAMLHSTEEQLRVHKKQTLFLTHLTAKTLPKGLHCLPLRLSTEYFMLNSSQQQFPGQDKLEDSRLYHYALFSDNVLAAAVVVNSTISHAKDTSRHVFHIVTDRLNYAAMRMWFLANPPSNATIQVQNVEEFSWLNSSYSPVLKQLGSPSMIDYYFKNRRAESDSNLKFRNPKYLSIMNHLRFYLPEIFPKLGKVLFLDDDIVVQKDLTKLWSLNLKGKVIGVVETCGESFHRFDRYLNFSNPLISKKFDPRACGWAFGMNIVDLDEWKRQNITEVYHSWQNLNHDRQLWKLGTLPPGLITFWNRTYALDRYWHVLGLGYNPNISPKEIDRAAVVHYNGNLKPWLEIGIPKYRSYWAKYVDNDQMYLRECNINP